The following are from one region of the Schistosoma mansoni, WGS project CABG00000000 data, supercontig 0126, strain Puerto Rico, whole genome shotgun sequence genome:
- a CDS encoding 39S ribosomal protein L19, mitochondrial precursor, putative, producing MASMFVTRVIPRVSKVPILMPCRFSRQRLPPEYRKQYLEKISNEALDKYRKSDFVAYPALKTQRLWEVQPQEPKKETKSVVAVRTADKFAPDQSHRFMGICIERFNEGLWTKFTLRNVIEKTAVEIQYELYNPTIQSIEVLLLEKRLDRNLLYLRDAPLDESRFPFDMSRIPYNPSDPVPINDKKVKLLPPPWAFKWYLHGYRGIHDSMYDYLTPQQLSEIQDKINLVDRYDLMKMYRSRLCLEEERIALGDVQIQHQDLIRHHEQRRQELIDKHKETRRTDKTTAHGGR from the exons ATGGCTAGTATGTTTGTTACAAGAGTGATTCCAAGAGTTTCCAAAGTTCCAATTCTTA TGCCTTGTAGGTTTTCTCGGCAAAGACTACCACCTGAATACAGAAAGCAGTATTTAGAGAAAATAAGTAATGAGGCTCTAGATAAATATCGAAAATCGGACTTTGTTGCGTATCCTGCCCTAAAAACACAAAGGTTATGGGAAGTCCAACCACAAGAACCAAAAAAGGAGACGAA GTCAGTTGTTGCCGTAAGGACTGCTGATAAATTTGCGCCAGACCAATCACATCGATTCATGGGTATTTGTATAGAACGCTTTAATGAAGGTTTGTGGACAAAATTTACTCTTCGTAACGTGATTGAGAAAACAG CTGTTGAAATTCAGTATGAATTATATAATCCAACCATTCAGTCAATTGAAGTATTATTACTAGAGAAACGTCTAGATCGTAACCTTTTGTATTTACGTGATGCTCCATTGGATGAAAGTCGATTTCCATTTGATATGTCACGTATTCCATATAATCCTTCTGATCCTGTCCCAATTAATGATAAGAAA GTAAAACTACTTCCGCCACCATGGGCCTTCAAATGGTATCTACATGGTTACCGTGGTATACATGACAGCATGTATGATTATTTAACTCCACAACAGTTATCTGAAATTCAAGACAAAATAAATCTTGTCGATCGATATGATTTGATGAAAATGTATAG ATCACGATTGTGCTTAGAAGAAGAACGAATAGCTTTAGGTGATGTTCAAATTCAACATCAGGATCTTATACGTCACCATGAACAACGTCGACAAGAGTTAATCGACAAACATAAAGAAACCCGAAGGACTGATAAAACTACTGCTCATGGTGGTCGTTAA